ATTTGTACTAGTTCGGATTTGATACCTGTGTTAACAGATTGCGGCTCGGCGAAACCAAACATATTTTAAAGGTATGTGTTAAGGTTACGTTACAAAATCCTAAAACAGACACATCCTCTGTGTTACATGGTAggtatgtactactccctctgtcccaaaattttgtactaaagttagtacaaagttaagacacttattttgggacggagggagtactatatagcaAGTATTATTCTGCTTCATTTTTTAAGTATTATTCTGCTTTGTCTAGCAATTGTTTTGTCATGAAGTGGTTAGGGTTAATTGCATGCTTTTCTCTATTTATTTGTTTCTCTGAGGCCCCTTTTTTACTTCTCCAGCTTCTGCAAATGCTTCAAGGCAGCGGCATCTCCAACCAGAAGACCTTGTATGAAGTTCTATCTGTGCCTGAAGATGCTACATATGACGAAATACGTGCAGCATACAAGTGTGCTGCTTTAAACACACATCCTGACAAAGCACAGGCGACTGTCGAGTCATCTGTGTGTACCGGCGAGCAACATGGTTTTTTCGGTGTGCAGAAGGCATGGGAAACCCTACGCTACCCCAAATGTCGAGCAGAGTATGATAAACAGCTTCAATCATCCAGACAGAGCATTGATATTATCGCATCTGATATCGAAATCGAGGATATGACTGTTGAAAGTTCTGACGATGGTGTGGAGCTATTGTACGCCTGCAGATGCGGCGATTATTTTTCGATCACAGCTTGTGAGCTTGGTGAAATGGGAATTTCGGTGAGTGAAGATGGGGAAATAGTAGCGCAGGCACCTGATTCTTTACCAACGTCTATTGTTCTGGGATGTGGCTCATGTTCTCTTAAAACACGACTGGTTATAAATAAAGCTTGATTCGTTGTACCGCTGGGTGTGTGTTGGTCAACAAATACTGATTTGAACACCTTCTATC
This window of the Triticum aestivum cultivar Chinese Spring chromosome 5D, IWGSC CS RefSeq v2.1, whole genome shotgun sequence genome carries:
- the LOC123121744 gene encoding DPH4 homolog translates to MLQGSGISNQKTLYEVLSVPEDATYDEIRAAYKCAALNTHPDKAQATVESSVCTGEQHGFFGVQKAWETLRYPKCRAEYDKQLQSSRQSIDIIASDIEIEDMTVESSDDGVELLYACRCGDYFSITACELGEMGISVSEDGEIVAQAPDSLPTSIVLGCGSCSLKTRLVINKA